The sequence GCAAATACGTAGTCTCGATGTAGCGGGTAGTTCCAGCCGAAGAACACGGCCGCTCGCACCCCAATCCACGCCGCGGCGAAAGGCACGCTCGGCAGCAGCAACACGCTGACGAGCGCCGCGTTGAACAGTGCGCTGCTAGCGCTGACCCACCCGTAGCGCACGGCCTGCAGGCTCTTCGGCGCACGACTTCCGAAGGTCCAGGTTCGGTTCACGGTGAAGTTCACGACTGCACCCAGTGCACAACCACCTAGCGTTGCCCATGCGGGGGCGACCTGTGCAACCCCCACGAGTCCCAGTGCCAAGATGAAGTCCGCGCCGGTAGCGACGAAGCCCGCGACCAAGTTGCGGAGTGCGCTCCCGCGGCCGAAGAGCTCTCGGTGAGCCGTCGAGGGTGAGGACGGGCGGCGGTGGGCCCACAGCACGCAAGCGCCGAATGCCACCACGACGGCCAGCAGCCATGGAAGGCGCTCTGGGAATGGTACCTGTTCCGGATCGGTGAACGTCCTCGGCAGCCAACTTCGGGACCAGACATGCGGGTCGAACTCGTGCACGGCCCATCCAATGTGGTGACAGCCTGG comes from Polyangiaceae bacterium and encodes:
- a CDS encoding GtrA family protein, which gives rise to MVAFGACVLWAHRRPSSPSTAHRELFGRGSALRNLVAGFVATGADFILALGLVGVAQVAPAWATLGGCALGAVVNFTVNRTWTFGSRAPKSLQAVRYGWVSASSALFNAALVSVLLLPSVPFAAAWIGVRAAVFFGWNYPLHRDYVFAPGPGAVAT